Within Kutzneria chonburiensis, the genomic segment GCCGACCGCGACGCTCACCCACACCACGGCGGCCGTGGTCAGGCCACGCACGATGTTCTGCCGGACGAAGATCAGGCCACCGCCGATGAAACCGACCCCGGACACGATCTGCGCCGCGACCCGCGACGGGTCCAGCACGATGCGCCCCTCGGCCAGCACGTCGGTGAAACCGTATTTGCTGACCAGCAGGAACAGCGCGGCACCCAGTCCGACCAGCGTCAACGTGCGCAGGCCTGCGCTTTTCTGCTTGAGTTCCCGCTCAAGTCCGATCAGCGAGCACAGCACGAGCGCGGTGGCCAGTTCGATGATCTGCGTCCAGCCCTGGCCGGACGGTTCACCGAAGGACACCAGCTCGGTCATCACTCACTCGTTTCGTCGCAGGCTCTC encodes:
- a CDS encoding MgtC/SapB family protein, yielding MTELVSFGEPSGQGWTQIIELATALVLCSLIGLERELKQKSAGLRTLTLVGLGAALFLLVSKYGFTDVLAEGRIVLDPSRVAAQIVSGVGFIGGGLIFVRQNIVRGLTTAAVVWVSVAVGCACAAGLPLLAVFVTAAHFLVVYGYPPLVRLLTRSRPATTIVRTSYRDGEGALRDILELVTTSGYVVEHASTNRNESTNVIDLRLRLTGPRQLTSLVTGLSDQRGVLAVDTGEADNEE